A stretch of the Pseudomonas cavernicola genome encodes the following:
- a CDS encoding MFS transporter, which produces MSSTTTIQAPVMTSSAPYLPSRGQANYALGVLLLAYVFSIMDRQVLSLLVGPIQQSLHVNDTWMGMLHGFTFAAFYSLAGLPIARLIDRGNRRMIITVGIGLWCLATAASGLATEFWHLLLARVGVAVGEAVLLPGAVSLISDLFVPEKRGRALGVFGAGGPVGVGAGLLATGLVLGYFSAHPLTLPLLGALAPWQTTLMSIGLPGLIVLLLMFGVSEPRLDRAGPTTPTSVAPNVPLGEVLAFLRANRRTFVAIVIGMGCYNAAVYGGGAWVPSYLVREFGWSYAKAGTVMGLIMCVSSPLGVLGASWLGEYWRRRGVANGNLRVAVLASILLPLCATPLLLAPSAPLALPFLALSAALWVCLFGIGPALIVEIAPAPMRGQFIALFTGVLNLVGVGIGPLAIGVITDYVLVDPAAIGYSILIVTLIACALACPLLLRARHSFKHTALRAREWQPASATAT; this is translated from the coding sequence ATGTCCAGCACCACGACTATCCAGGCTCCGGTTATGACCAGCTCGGCGCCCTACCTGCCGAGCCGCGGCCAGGCCAACTACGCCCTTGGCGTACTGCTGCTCGCCTACGTCTTCTCGATCATGGACCGCCAGGTGCTCAGCCTGCTGGTCGGGCCGATCCAGCAATCACTGCACGTCAACGACACCTGGATGGGCATGCTCCATGGCTTCACCTTCGCCGCCTTCTACTCCTTGGCCGGCCTGCCGATCGCGAGGCTGATCGACCGCGGCAACCGGCGAATGATCATCACCGTCGGCATCGGCCTATGGTGCCTGGCCACCGCCGCCAGTGGCCTGGCCACGGAATTCTGGCACCTGCTGCTGGCACGCGTCGGCGTGGCGGTCGGCGAAGCGGTGCTGCTGCCGGGCGCCGTGTCGCTGATCAGCGACCTGTTCGTACCGGAGAAACGCGGCCGCGCCCTCGGCGTGTTTGGCGCCGGCGGCCCGGTCGGCGTTGGCGCTGGTCTACTCGCCACCGGTCTGGTGCTCGGCTACTTCAGCGCCCATCCCCTGACCCTGCCTTTGCTCGGCGCCCTGGCGCCCTGGCAGACCACGCTGATGTCGATCGGCCTGCCGGGCCTGATCGTTCTGTTGCTGATGTTCGGCGTGTCGGAGCCGCGACTGGATCGCGCCGGACCGACGACGCCGACTTCGGTGGCGCCAAACGTGCCACTGGGTGAAGTGCTGGCGTTCCTGCGCGCCAACCGGCGCACCTTCGTCGCCATCGTGATCGGCATGGGCTGCTACAACGCCGCGGTGTACGGCGGCGGCGCCTGGGTCCCCAGCTACCTGGTCCGCGAGTTCGGCTGGAGTTACGCCAAGGCCGGCACTGTCATGGGGCTGATCATGTGCGTCAGCTCGCCGCTCGGTGTGCTCGGCGCCAGTTGGCTGGGTGAATACTGGCGCCGCCGCGGCGTGGCCAATGGCAACCTGCGCGTGGCAGTCCTCGCCAGCATCCTCCTGCCGCTGTGCGCCACACCGCTACTGCTGGCGCCCAGCGCCCCTCTGGCACTGCCGTTCCTGGCCCTCTCCGCCGCCCTGTGGGTCTGCCTGTTCGGCATCGGCCCGGCGTTGATCGTCGAAATAGCGCCCGCGCCGATGCGCGGACAGTTCATCGCCCTGTTCACCGGCGTGCTCAATCTGGTCGGTGTTGGCATCGGCCCGCTGGCTATCGGCGTCATCACCGACTACGTGCTGGTCGACCCCGCCGCCATTGGCTACTCGATCCTGATCGTCACGCTGATCGCCTGCGCCCTGGCGTGCCCGCTTCTGCTTCGCGCCCGGCACAGCTTCAAGCACACCGCCCTGCGGGCCCGCGAATGGCAGCCCGCCAGCGCTACCGCGACCTAA
- a CDS encoding flavin reductase family protein: MNTSLFDPKQFRQALGAFTTGVTIVTTQGPDGQDYGLTANSFNSVSIDPPMVLWSINKDSSSAHAFTEGSHFAVHILATDQEPLSNRFAKSGTDKFAGLDLQRGPSEIPLLDGCSARFQCKTTYQYEGGDHIILVGEVLAFDRFDKAPLVFHSGGYRRLVPPAPRGEESVIYGENWLGFLLGRAYYQLQLPIREQLKAMGMQDQDFELLGILSFSEGRTLDELRQLFEFTGKALAEEQLATWLQKDLLILQDERVMFTDKGRQLAIQWLAFAKAAEMSALEALSYDEAQQLKLLIGRVIQHTGAELPAHWRKENIWQDNNLWQQPDAIPAAR, encoded by the coding sequence ATGAACACCTCCCTCTTCGATCCCAAGCAGTTCCGTCAGGCGCTCGGCGCCTTCACCACCGGCGTGACCATCGTCACCACCCAAGGTCCGGACGGCCAGGACTATGGGCTGACCGCCAACAGCTTCAACTCGGTGTCGATCGACCCGCCGATGGTGTTGTGGAGCATCAACAAGGATTCCTCGTCGGCGCACGCCTTCACCGAAGGTTCGCACTTCGCCGTGCACATCCTGGCAACCGATCAGGAGCCGCTGTCCAACCGCTTCGCCAAAAGCGGCACTGACAAGTTCGCCGGTCTCGACCTGCAACGCGGCCCCAGCGAGATTCCGCTGCTGGATGGCTGCTCGGCGCGCTTCCAGTGCAAGACCACCTATCAGTACGAGGGTGGTGACCACATCATCCTGGTCGGTGAAGTGCTGGCGTTCGACCGCTTCGACAAAGCGCCGCTGGTGTTCCACAGCGGCGGCTACCGACGCCTGGTGCCACCAGCCCCACGTGGCGAGGAAAGCGTGATCTACGGCGAAAACTGGCTGGGTTTCCTGCTCGGTCGCGCCTATTACCAACTGCAACTGCCGATCCGCGAGCAGTTGAAAGCGATGGGCATGCAGGATCAGGACTTCGAGCTGCTCGGCATCCTCAGCTTCAGCGAAGGGCGGACCCTGGACGAGCTGCGCCAACTGTTCGAATTCACCGGCAAGGCATTGGCCGAGGAACAACTGGCCACCTGGTTGCAGAAGGACCTGCTGATCTTGCAGGACGAGCGCGTGATGTTCACCGACAAGGGCCGTCAGTTGGCGATCCAGTGGCTGGCCTTCGCCAAGGCCGCCGAGATGAGTGCCCTGGAAGCGCTGTCCTACGACGAAGCGCAGCAACTCAAGCTGCTGATCGGCCGCGTCATCCAGCACACCGGTGCCGAGCTGCCGGCGCACTGGCGCAAGGAAAACATCTGGCAGGACAACAACCTCTGGCAGCAGCCCGACGCCATCCCGGCGGCGCGCTAA
- a CDS encoding LLM class flavin-dependent oxidoreductase, whose translation MNNKKPLQMGWFIPTIGDTTAFSDPSKSIPQSLEHFERVAFAAEQAGFDYVLVPVTPFCWDAWVTASFVIARTQKLKALVAVKPGFIHPVAQAKMFATFDQLSKGRIYINLIAGLSEKDAYAEGQIASKEGRYEQLEEEVELMKRLWTEEGVEYEGKYHQAHGPKVIPAPFQQPHPPFFLGGGSEHAAEISAKHSAVHLFWGDYPERIAEQIKEMRERAAKYGRGEDIEFAMRLQIICRETEEEAWAAADTLVNGADPTWTEQVKTMMAESVANQRMKELSKTVGRKMTPHLWTGITEVRPGAGIAVVGNPQQVADQLLAFVDAGCSGFCLSGYPHHEEAERFGRLVMPLLNR comes from the coding sequence ATGAACAACAAGAAACCCCTGCAGATGGGTTGGTTCATTCCAACCATTGGCGATACCACTGCCTTCAGCGATCCGAGCAAAAGCATTCCCCAGTCCCTCGAGCATTTCGAGCGGGTAGCCTTCGCCGCCGAACAGGCTGGGTTTGATTACGTACTGGTCCCCGTTACGCCCTTCTGCTGGGATGCCTGGGTGACCGCCTCGTTCGTGATCGCCCGCACCCAGAAGCTCAAAGCCCTGGTGGCGGTGAAGCCCGGCTTCATCCACCCGGTCGCCCAGGCCAAGATGTTCGCCACCTTCGACCAACTGTCCAAGGGGCGTATCTACATCAACCTGATCGCCGGCCTCAGCGAGAAAGACGCCTACGCCGAGGGCCAGATCGCTTCCAAGGAAGGGCGCTACGAACAGCTGGAGGAAGAAGTCGAGCTGATGAAACGCCTGTGGACCGAGGAAGGCGTGGAATACGAAGGCAAGTACCACCAGGCACACGGCCCGAAAGTCATACCAGCCCCCTTCCAGCAACCGCACCCGCCGTTCTTCCTCGGCGGTGGTTCGGAGCATGCAGCAGAAATTTCCGCCAAGCACTCCGCCGTACACCTGTTCTGGGGCGACTACCCGGAGCGCATCGCCGAACAGATCAAGGAAATGCGCGAACGCGCCGCCAAGTACGGCCGCGGCGAGGATATCGAGTTCGCCATGCGCCTGCAGATCATCTGCCGGGAAACCGAAGAGGAAGCCTGGGCCGCGGCAGATACCTTGGTCAACGGCGCCGATCCGACCTGGACCGAACAGGTCAAAACCATGATGGCCGAGTCCGTTGCCAACCAACGGATGAAAGAACTCTCCAAAACCGTCGGCCGCAAGATGACTCCGCACCTGTGGACCGGCATCACCGAAGTGCGCCCCGGTGCCGGTATTGCTGTGGTGGGCAACCCGCAGCAGGTCGCCGACCAGTTGCTGGCGTTCGTCGATGCCGGTTGCAGCGGTTTCTGCCTGTCCGGCTACCCACACCACGAAGAAGCCGAGCGCTTCGGCCGTCTGGTCATGCCGCTGCTCAACCGCTGA
- a CDS encoding LysR family transcriptional regulator, with translation MHNINTRTLDLNLLVVFATLWETQNVTRASERLSLSQSAVSHALRRLRERLGDELFVIGRGGLVPTARAAELIGPVRDALSRLDDVLQGSAPFVPAAVQRKFRIASGDFVEFLILPRLIQHIAREAPGVMIEVVPLPPNSTVAALLESGEIDLIISSPMTLGAGLRHEPITTVSLLTLIWQREGLPPGRFPLDLYLERPQVMIEMHQRDGNIIDQTLQAQGLARRIGVLVQNFMAMPVIASQTGYICNLPGPIAEAFAATFGLSCHEPPVDFPAPELVAYWHSRFDADPGLQWLREQVKSCAVQLP, from the coding sequence ATGCACAATATTAATACCAGAACCCTCGACCTGAACCTGCTGGTGGTCTTCGCCACTCTGTGGGAAACCCAGAACGTCACCCGCGCCAGCGAGCGCCTGTCGCTCAGCCAATCGGCTGTTAGCCATGCGCTGCGCCGCTTGCGTGAGCGTCTTGGCGACGAACTGTTCGTGATCGGGCGCGGCGGCCTGGTGCCGACGGCACGCGCGGCCGAACTGATCGGTCCGGTGCGCGACGCGCTGTCCCGTCTGGACGACGTGCTGCAAGGTTCTGCGCCCTTCGTGCCGGCAGCGGTGCAGCGCAAGTTCCGCATCGCCTCCGGCGACTTCGTCGAGTTCCTGATCCTGCCGCGGCTGATCCAGCACATCGCCCGTGAGGCACCGGGGGTAATGATCGAGGTGGTGCCGCTGCCACCGAACAGTACGGTTGCAGCGCTGCTGGAAAGCGGCGAGATCGACCTGATCATCAGCTCGCCGATGACGCTGGGCGCGGGCCTGCGCCATGAGCCAATCACCACCGTTTCGTTGCTCACCCTGATCTGGCAGCGTGAAGGCCTTCCGCCTGGGCGCTTCCCGCTCGACCTCTACCTGGAAAGGCCGCAGGTGATGATCGAAATGCATCAACGGGATGGCAACATTATCGACCAGACGCTACAGGCCCAAGGGTTGGCGCGGCGCATTGGCGTACTGGTGCAGAACTTCATGGCGATGCCGGTGATCGCCTCGCAGACCGGCTACATCTGCAACCTGCCGGGGCCCATCGCCGAGGCGTTCGCTGCAACCTTCGGTCTCAGTTGCCACGAGCCGCCAGTCGACTTCCCAGCGCCCGAGCTGGTGGCGTACTGGCACTCGCGGTTCGATGCCGATCCGGGTTTGCAGTGGTTGCGCGAACAGGTGAAGAGCTGCGCGGTTCAGCTCCCGTGA